From Brachionichthys hirsutus isolate HB-005 chromosome 2, CSIRO-AGI_Bhir_v1, whole genome shotgun sequence, one genomic window encodes:
- the srpk3 gene encoding LOW QUALITY PROTEIN: SRSF protein kinase 3 (The sequence of the model RefSeq protein was modified relative to this genomic sequence to represent the inferred CDS: inserted 2 bases in 1 codon): MLIAVGAGSGNAGGSKKHRRRGKKHRRVRADENRPDDVIVRQELRPPPPLLQNDTQPCRQNAPETAAAAPRGSAPAPERCTPPAALLPSDGLLLPPPGVPQPHCPPPQSAATSSPPSVEEEDSVRVKVPPDGSLQSPLIISQSPPTVSQGPAHNSSSPNAITQKPSRVLHRTDTRTLSADQSPPAVPNDLTHNASERPRVPAKDPLSPPLKPAHPDSFLLTSVTFTSSGSSHLFSPVCSAPGLCSLDTLGPPIGLLPLMPSGTPQLMTPPLSPSPLPPELTPPPAQLLGSDDEEQEDPSDYCKGGYYPVKIGDLFNGRYHVVRKLGWGHFSTVWLCWDLQKKRFVALKVVKSAPHYTETAVDEIKLLRCVRDSDPSDPYRETIVQLIDDFKISGVNGVHVCMVLEVLGHQLLKWIIKSNYMGLPLACVKSVIRQVLQGLDYLHTKCKIIHTDIKPENILLDVDDVYIRRLAAEATVWQRAGAPPPSGSSVSMAPKDLQGSKLSKNRKKKLKRKAKRQQTLLEERLQDLQRMDKKADDDDDEGILVVNGNTSCSTANRKTSPESNSSWLADRCNGHTTGRYSSPVSGLSSFSSSVTSATSESVVSTQSGHSSGQDDLTASDFLFSPLDPLNAHKLRVKIADLGNACWLHKHFTEDIQTRQYRALEVLIGAEYGPPADIWSTACMAFELATGDYLFEPHSGEDYTRDEDHIAHIIELLGPVPVPFALSGRYSREYFNRRXVRPALEADWPLGRRFSLVLIAPFPSRPAPGELRHIASLKPWGLFEVLLEKYEWPLDQAAQFSDFLLTMLDPQPDRRSTAAQCLQHAWLDART; this comes from the exons ATGTTGATAG CAgtcggagcaggaagtggaaatGCCGGCGGCAGCAAGAAGCACCGGCGGCGAGGGAAAAAACATCGGAGAGTCCGAGCAGATGAGAACCG gcctgatgatgtcatcgttcgTCAGgaactccgcccccccccgccgttgCTGCAGAACGACACCCAGCCCTGCCGTCAGAACGCACCTGAGACCGCCGCGGCGGCCCCCCGGGGCTCCGCTCCAGCACCTGAACGGTGCACGCCCCCAGCCGCCTTGTTGCCGAGCGATGGCCtactgctgccccccccgggCGTGCCCCAGCCTCACTGCCCCCCTCCCCAGAGCGCCGCCACCTCCTCACCACCGTCTGTGGAAGAAGAGGACTCGGTCAGAGTCAAAGTTCCTCCTGACGGTTCCCTTCAGAGTCCTCTGATCATCAGCCAATCACCTCCCACCGTGTCCCAGGGCCCCGCCCACAACTCGTCATCGCCAAATGCCATTACCCAGAAGCCCTCCAGAGTTCTTCACAGAACCGACACTCGGACTCTCTCTGCTGACCAATCGCCTCCAGCTGTACCAAACGAtcttacccacaatgcatctgaACGTCCGCGTGTTCCTGCCAAAGATCCTCTCAGCCCTCCGTTAAAGCCCGCCCACCCTGACTCCTTTCTACTGACCTCAGTGACCTTCACCTCcagtggctcctcccacctATTCTCGCCTGTCTGCTCCGCCCCTGGGCTGTGTTCACTCGACACCCTGGGCCCTCCCATTGGTCTTCTTCCcctgatgccttcagggacacCTCAGCTGATgacgcctcctctctctccaagTCCACTCCCTccagagttaactccgcccccTGCTCAGCTGCTGGGCTCTGATGACGAAGAGCAGGAAGACCCGTCCGATTACTGCAAAG GCGGCTACTACCCCGTGAAGATCGGTGACCTGTTCAATGGGCGGTACCACGTGGTCAGAAAACTGGGCTGGGGCCATTTCTCCACCGTGTGGCTCTGCTGGGACTTGCA GAAGAAGCGCTTCGTGGCGCTGAAGGTCGTGAAGAGCGCTCCTCATTACACCGAGACGGCCGTGGACGAGATCAAGCTGCTCCGATGC GTGAGAGACAGCGACCCCTCTGACCCCTACAGGGAAACCATCGTCCAACTTATCGATGACTTTAAGATCTCTGGGGTGAATGGAGTCC ACGTCTGTATGGTTCTGGAGGTTTTGGGTCATCAGCTGTTAAAGTGGATCATCAAGTCAAACTACATGGGGCTTCCTCTGGCCTGTGTCAAGAGCGTCATCCGGCAG gtcctccagggTCTGGACTACCTTCACACCAAATGCAAGATCATCCACACGGACATCAAACCAGAAAACATCTTACTGGACGTCGACGACGTTTACATCAGGAGGCTGGCTGCCGAGGCCACCGTCTGGCAGCGAGctggagccccgcccccttccggGTCGTCAG tTAGCATGGCTCCCAAGGATCTACAG gGAAGTAAACTGTCcaagaacaggaagaagaagttGAAAAGGAAAGCAAAGCGGCAACAGACGCTGTTAGAGGAGAGGCTGCAGGATCTACAG AGGATGGATAAaaaggctgatgatgatgatgatgaag GCATTCTGGTTGTCAATGGCaacacttcctgctccacagctaacagaaaaacaagccCCGAGTCCAACTCCTCCTGGCTGGCGGACAGGTGTAACGGCCACACGACTGGGCGGTACTCTAGTCCAGTCTCCGGCCTATCGAGCTTCTCCAGTTCTGTGACCTCAGCGACGTCCGAGTCGGTGGTTTCTACACAGTCGGGACACTCCAGCGGACAAGACG ACTTGACTGCGTCAGACTTCCTCTTCAGCCCTCTGGATCCTCTCAATGCTCACAAACTCAGAGTAAAGATTGCTGATCTGGGAAACGCCTGCTGGCTG catAAACACTTCACTGAGGACATTCAGACCAGACAGTACAGAGCTctggaggttctgattggagcaGAGTACGGACCGCCGGCCGACATCTGGAGCACCGCCTGCATG GCGTTCGAGTTGGCGACGGGAGATTACCTGTTCGAGCCTCACTCGGGAGAGGATTACACGAGAGACGAAG ATCACATCGCTCACATCATCGAGCTGCTCGGCCCGGTCCCCGTGCCCTTCGCTTTGTCTGGCAGGTACTCCAGAGAGTACTTCAACCGGAG GGTGAGGCCCGCGCTGGAAGCCGATTGGCCGCTCGGCCGGCGTTTTTCCCTCGTGTTGATCGCTCCGTTTCCGTCTCGCCCTGCGCCAGGCGAGCTGCGTCACATCGCCAGCCTGAAGCCGTGGGGCCTGTTCGAGGTCCTGCTGGAGAAGTACGAGTGGCCGCTGGATCAGGCGGCGCAGTTCAGCGACTTCCTGTTGACCATGTTGGACCCGCAGCCCGACCGCAGGTCGACCGCCGCCCAGTGTCTGCAGCACGCGTGGCTGGACGCGCGCACGTGA